A genomic stretch from Bradyrhizobium sp. 195 includes:
- a CDS encoding methyl-accepting chemotaxis protein, with product MKLLSHLKIRTKLASMVCLAALTVAAIIGVSAALSKSRMMEDRVQQMRTAVELLYNYAQSLQDEVAAGKLTLADAKAQFHRRGRRMNFNGNQGYPVVYNQDGSLVVNGANQQLEGKITGAKDSNGVLIADAIIKAGSETAQGGVASYLYPRPGQTEPVRKTIFARKFAPWNATISYGLYVDDIDADVRALTLELGAIGIGLMLLMAALSWLIARDVLGALERQKNRMQEISEGAIDKPVEETGRGDEIGRMAETLEVLRQTALTARSLEAEQVATKSRTEQEKRDALISLADRFDASVGQLVGLMASGSGELETTAKSMSSTAEGTNRRAALVGSAATEASQRVQTVAAAAEELSSSITEISRQVAQSAEVTGRAVDSARRTDTIVRALSDGAQQIEHVAELISNIAAQTNLLALNATIEAARAGEAGRGFAVVASEVKSLASQTAEATREIGDKIAQIQGATKEAVDAIGGITATIEEVSRIATSIGAAIEEQGAATAEIARSVSQTAEATREVTTNIGGVSTAANETGNAAGMVLAAASNLSKQAEQLSGEVGTFLAGVRAA from the coding sequence ATGAAGCTGCTGAGTCACCTCAAGATCCGCACCAAGCTTGCCAGCATGGTGTGTCTCGCCGCGCTCACGGTTGCGGCCATCATCGGGGTATCGGCCGCGCTCAGCAAGAGCCGCATGATGGAGGATCGGGTCCAGCAGATGCGGACCGCCGTCGAGCTGCTCTACAACTACGCGCAATCGCTTCAGGATGAGGTTGCCGCCGGCAAGCTGACGCTGGCCGATGCCAAGGCCCAGTTCCATCGGCGCGGCCGCCGCATGAACTTCAATGGCAACCAGGGCTACCCGGTGGTTTACAATCAGGACGGCTCCCTGGTCGTGAACGGCGCCAATCAGCAGCTCGAAGGCAAGATCACGGGGGCCAAGGACTCCAACGGCGTGCTGATCGCGGACGCCATAATCAAGGCCGGCAGCGAGACCGCGCAGGGCGGCGTGGCCTCCTATCTCTATCCCCGTCCCGGCCAGACCGAACCTGTCCGCAAGACCATATTCGCGCGCAAATTCGCGCCCTGGAACGCGACTATCAGCTACGGCCTCTACGTCGACGACATCGACGCCGACGTCCGCGCACTGACGCTTGAGCTCGGCGCGATCGGCATCGGCCTGATGCTGCTGATGGCGGCGCTATCCTGGCTGATCGCACGCGACGTGCTCGGCGCGCTCGAGCGTCAGAAGAACCGCATGCAGGAGATTTCCGAAGGCGCCATCGACAAGCCGGTCGAGGAAACCGGCCGCGGCGACGAGATCGGCCGCATGGCCGAGACTCTCGAAGTGCTGCGTCAGACGGCTTTGACGGCGCGCTCGCTGGAGGCCGAACAGGTCGCCACCAAGTCGCGGACCGAGCAGGAGAAGCGCGACGCCCTGATCTCCCTCGCCGACCGCTTCGACGCCTCCGTCGGCCAGCTCGTCGGCCTGATGGCCTCCGGCTCCGGCGAGCTCGAGACCACCGCCAAGTCCATGTCCTCGACCGCCGAAGGTACCAACCGCCGTGCCGCATTGGTCGGCTCGGCCGCCACCGAAGCCAGCCAGCGCGTCCAGACCGTCGCGGCCGCCGCCGAGGAGCTCTCCTCCTCCATCACCGAGATCAGCCGCCAGGTCGCCCAGTCAGCCGAAGTCACCGGACGCGCGGTCGACAGCGCGCGCCGCACCGACACCATCGTGCGGGCGCTCTCGGACGGCGCCCAGCAGATCGAACACGTCGCCGAGCTGATTTCCAACATCGCCGCCCAGACCAATCTGCTCGCGCTCAATGCCACCATCGAGGCCGCGCGTGCCGGCGAAGCCGGCCGCGGCTTTGCGGTCGTCGCTTCCGAGGTGAAGTCGCTCGCGAGCCAGACCGCGGAAGCCACCCGCGAGATCGGCGACAAGATCGCCCAGATCCAGGGCGCGACCAAGGAGGCAGTGGACGCGATCGGCGGCATCACCGCCACCATCGAGGAGGTCAGCCGCATCGCGACCTCGATCGGTGCGGCCATCGAAGAACAAGGCGCCGCCACCGCCGAGATCGCCCGCAGCGTCTCGCAGACCGCGGAGGCGACCAGGGAAGTCACCACCAATATCGGCGGCGTCTCCACCGCCGCCAACGAGACCGGCAACGCTGCCGGCATGGTGCTCGCGGCGGCCTCGAATCTGTCCAAGCAGGCCGAGCAGCTCTCGGGCGAAGTCGGGACGTTCCTCGCAGGCGTGCGCGCGGCGTAG
- a CDS encoding LytTR family DNA-binding domain-containing protein, with product MVLSWFSAPRRDDKCGFRAMADTENAPPTERVEPVWDQNRSRGDEPPAVGTSRGSLGISGGDRTMFVAISAVALAIGIVNAFSGAQDAAWRGDSYDVGRRLFWEMSSIAVILLLLPILVLAVRRMRRTPGLAARAGIGAIALLGFSALHITGMVWVRKLVFWLAGSAYDFHFSLATVLYEFRKDAVAVVLIAGTLWLFESRRELRRAAVAASAPPAPQRSSSPELIWLRDGTSRIRVVSRDIIWVASAGNYIEYSLADGTQHLIRGTLAAAERELARFSIVRVHRTKLANLDRVRGVDLKASGDFELAFDNGQTLGGSRRYRPAVASLGGRTAPVGIAPADRPEIHKQS from the coding sequence GTGGTGTTGTCATGGTTTTCTGCTCCTCGACGGGACGACAAATGCGGTTTTCGGGCCATGGCTGACACCGAAAATGCCCCGCCCACGGAGCGCGTCGAGCCGGTTTGGGATCAGAATCGGAGCCGAGGGGATGAGCCGCCGGCGGTTGGGACGAGTCGCGGGTCCCTGGGGATCAGCGGCGGCGACCGGACGATGTTCGTTGCGATTTCGGCCGTCGCGCTCGCGATCGGAATCGTCAATGCGTTTTCGGGCGCTCAGGACGCCGCCTGGCGCGGCGACAGCTACGACGTCGGCCGGCGGCTGTTCTGGGAGATGTCGAGCATCGCCGTCATCCTGCTGCTGCTGCCGATCCTGGTGCTGGCGGTCCGCCGCATGCGCCGAACACCCGGCCTCGCCGCGCGGGCAGGAATCGGGGCGATCGCCCTGCTCGGCTTCTCCGCCCTCCACATCACCGGCATGGTCTGGGTGCGGAAGCTCGTGTTCTGGCTGGCTGGAAGCGCCTACGACTTCCATTTCTCGCTCGCGACGGTCCTGTACGAATTTCGCAAGGACGCAGTGGCCGTTGTCCTGATCGCCGGCACGCTCTGGCTGTTCGAAAGCCGGCGTGAGCTGAGGAGGGCCGCGGTCGCTGCCTCGGCACCGCCCGCCCCGCAACGGTCGTCATCCCCCGAATTGATCTGGCTGCGCGACGGTACGAGCCGCATTCGCGTGGTGTCGCGCGACATAATCTGGGTCGCTTCCGCCGGCAACTACATCGAATACAGCCTCGCCGATGGCACCCAGCACCTGATTCGGGGCACGCTGGCAGCGGCAGAAAGGGAGCTGGCGCGCTTTTCCATCGTTCGCGTTCATCGGACCAAGCTTGCCAATCTCGACCGGGTGCGCGGCGTGGACTTGAAAGCTTCAGGAGATTTCGAGCTCGCCTTCGACAACGGGCAGACGCTCGGAGGCAGCCGGCGTTACCGGCCGGCGGTCGCCTCGCTCGGAGGCCGAACCGCCCCGGTGGGAATCGCCCCAGCCGATCGGCCGGAGATCCATAAACAGTCGTGA
- the tyrS gene encoding tyrosine--tRNA ligase, whose translation MTAFKSDFLNTLQERGFIHQCSDFEGLDALAAKGEATAYVGYDCTARSLHIGNYLTMMMLHWLQESGNKPITLMGGGTTMVGDPSGKDETRAMRTVTEIEANKESIRGVFAKVLRYGEGKSDAVMLDNAEWLTKLNWIEMLRDVGRHFSVNRMLTMDSVRLRLEREQEMSFIEFNYMVCQAYDFVELAKRTGCKLQMGGSDQWGNIIMGVDLGRRMGTHQLFALTTPLLTTASGAKMGKTAQGAVWLNADQFSPYDFWQYWRNTEDADVGKFLKLFTTLPIAEIKKLEGLGGSEINEAKKVLATEATALLHGRDAANEAAETARRTFEEGALAESLPTVEIPRGELDAGLGVLNAFVKAGLVASNGEARRQIKGGGLRVNDQPVTDEKLALSAANLTPEGVIKLSFGKKKHVLIRPA comes from the coding sequence ATGACTGCATTTAAATCGGATTTCCTCAACACCCTGCAGGAACGTGGTTTCATCCACCAGTGCTCCGATTTCGAGGGGCTGGACGCACTCGCCGCCAAGGGCGAGGCGACCGCCTATGTCGGCTACGATTGCACCGCCCGCTCGCTGCACATCGGCAATTACCTGACCATGATGATGCTGCACTGGCTCCAGGAGTCCGGCAACAAGCCGATCACGCTGATGGGCGGCGGCACTACCATGGTGGGTGATCCCTCCGGCAAGGACGAGACGCGCGCGATGCGCACCGTCACCGAGATCGAGGCCAACAAGGAATCGATCCGCGGCGTGTTCGCAAAGGTGCTGCGCTACGGCGAAGGCAAGAGCGACGCGGTCATGCTCGACAATGCGGAGTGGCTGACCAAGCTGAACTGGATCGAGATGCTGCGCGACGTCGGCCGCCATTTCTCGGTCAATCGCATGCTGACCATGGACTCCGTGCGGCTGCGCCTCGAGCGCGAGCAGGAGATGAGCTTCATCGAGTTCAACTACATGGTCTGCCAGGCCTACGACTTCGTCGAGCTCGCCAAGCGCACCGGCTGCAAATTGCAGATGGGCGGCTCGGACCAATGGGGCAACATCATCATGGGCGTCGATCTCGGCCGTCGCATGGGCACCCACCAGCTGTTCGCGCTGACGACGCCGCTGCTGACGACCGCATCGGGTGCCAAGATGGGCAAGACCGCGCAAGGCGCGGTGTGGCTCAATGCCGACCAGTTCTCGCCGTATGATTTCTGGCAGTATTGGCGCAACACCGAGGACGCCGACGTCGGCAAATTCCTGAAGCTGTTCACGACGCTGCCGATCGCTGAGATCAAGAAGCTCGAGGGGCTCGGCGGCTCGGAGATCAACGAGGCCAAGAAGGTGCTCGCCACCGAAGCGACGGCGCTGCTGCATGGCCGCGATGCCGCCAACGAAGCAGCCGAGACCGCGCGTCGCACCTTCGAGGAAGGCGCGCTCGCCGAGAGCCTGCCTACGGTGGAAATTCCGCGCGGCGAACTCGATGCCGGCCTCGGCGTGCTCAACGCTTTCGTCAAGGCCGGCCTCGTCGCCTCGAACGGCGAAGCACGCCGCCAGATCAAGGGCGGTGGCCTGCGCGTCAACGACCAACCCGTCACTGACGAGAAGCTGGCGCTGTCAGCGGCCAACCTGACGCCGGAGGGCGTGATCAAGCTCTCCTTCGGCAAGAAGAAGCACGTCCTGATCAGACCTGCATAG
- a CDS encoding alpha/beta hydrolase, translating to MPEVIFTGPAGRLEGRYHPAKQKNAPIAMILHPHPQFHGTMNHQIVYQCYYAFAHRGFSVLRFNFRGVGRSQGSFDHGTGELSDAAAALDWAQTINPEARACWVAGFSFGAWIGMQLLMRRPEVEGFISIAPPANLYDFSFLAPCPSSGLIVHGEKDAVVPPKDVNTLVEKLKTQKGIVIDQQVIPGANHFFDAKLEPLMETITAYLDMRLANVR from the coding sequence ATGCCTGAAGTTATTTTCACTGGCCCTGCCGGCCGCCTCGAAGGCCGCTATCACCCGGCCAAGCAGAAGAACGCGCCGATCGCGATGATCCTGCATCCGCATCCGCAGTTCCACGGCACGATGAACCATCAGATCGTGTACCAGTGCTACTACGCGTTTGCGCATCGCGGCTTCTCGGTGCTGCGCTTCAACTTCCGCGGCGTCGGTCGCAGCCAGGGCTCGTTCGACCATGGCACCGGCGAATTGTCGGATGCGGCGGCCGCGCTTGACTGGGCGCAGACCATCAATCCCGAAGCGCGCGCCTGCTGGGTCGCCGGCTTCTCCTTCGGCGCCTGGATCGGCATGCAGCTCTTGATGCGCCGTCCCGAGGTCGAAGGCTTCATCTCGATCGCACCGCCGGCCAATCTCTACGACTTCTCCTTCCTCGCGCCCTGCCCGTCGTCAGGCCTGATCGTGCACGGCGAGAAGGATGCGGTGGTGCCGCCCAAGGACGTCAACACGCTGGTCGAAAAGCTGAAGACGCAAAAGGGCATCGTGATCGACCAGCAGGTCATCCCCGGCGCCAACCATTTCTTCGACGCCAAACTCGAGCCGCTGATGGAAACCATCACGGCCTATCTCGACATGCGCCTCGCCAACGTGCGCTGA
- a CDS encoding acyltransferase family protein → MTTPQQFQNPERRIDLDWVRILAFGLLIFYHVGMLYVSWGFHIKSVHRLTWLEPVMLFLNPWRLSLLFLVSGIATRFMLGKSSLASLAGARSARLLIPLIFGMLVIVPPQSYLQIVESLGYPAGFFDFYARHYFAFGAQFCPNPCIVLPTWNHLWFVVYLWVYTMALIGVLALWPAGADWAGRKLVLAGPWLLIVPCLLFAAWRLVLFPAFPSTHALFGDWYNHADHATAFLFGFLLAKQEGIWRDVERHRWAALVAAAACFSAFILVRAGLFVPSPGLKWFASLAYGCYQWLAIAAVLGFARRYFTADSPVRRYLTDAIFPYYIMHQTAIIVIAHQLHDSGLPAGIEAAIVIIGTALTCVATYELVRRIAWLRPLFGLRAVPRPVARMEQHQPA, encoded by the coding sequence ATGACAACACCACAGCAATTCCAAAACCCGGAAAGACGTATCGATCTGGACTGGGTGCGGATTTTAGCCTTCGGGCTGCTGATCTTCTACCACGTCGGCATGCTCTACGTGTCCTGGGGATTTCACATCAAGAGCGTGCACCGGCTGACCTGGCTTGAACCCGTGATGCTTTTCCTCAACCCCTGGCGGCTGTCGCTGCTGTTCCTGGTGTCGGGGATTGCCACCCGCTTCATGCTCGGCAAGTCCAGTCTGGCCTCGCTTGCCGGCGCACGGTCGGCGCGGCTGCTGATTCCGCTGATCTTCGGCATGCTCGTGATCGTGCCGCCGCAATCCTATCTCCAGATCGTGGAAAGCCTCGGCTATCCCGCGGGCTTTTTCGATTTCTACGCCAGGCACTACTTTGCCTTCGGTGCGCAATTCTGTCCGAACCCATGCATCGTGCTGCCGACCTGGAACCATCTCTGGTTCGTGGTCTATCTGTGGGTCTACACAATGGCCTTGATCGGCGTGCTCGCGCTATGGCCGGCTGGCGCCGACTGGGCTGGTCGGAAGCTGGTGCTCGCCGGACCATGGCTCCTGATCGTGCCCTGCCTGCTGTTTGCGGCCTGGCGTCTGGTGCTGTTCCCGGCTTTCCCGTCGACGCATGCGCTGTTCGGCGACTGGTACAACCACGCCGACCACGCGACGGCCTTCTTGTTCGGCTTCCTGCTGGCGAAGCAGGAGGGGATCTGGCGCGATGTCGAGCGCCATCGCTGGGCGGCACTGGTGGCTGCAGCCGCCTGCTTCTCTGCCTTCATCCTGGTTCGCGCCGGTCTGTTCGTGCCGTCGCCCGGGCTGAAGTGGTTCGCGTCCCTGGCCTATGGTTGCTATCAATGGCTCGCGATCGCCGCCGTGCTGGGCTTTGCGCGACGCTACTTCACAGCCGACAGCCCCGTGCGCCGCTATCTGACTGACGCGATCTTCCCGTACTACATCATGCATCAGACCGCGATCATCGTGATCGCGCATCAATTGCATGACAGCGGGCTCCCGGCTGGGATCGAAGCCGCCATTGTCATCATTGGAACGGCACTCACATGTGTCGCTACCTATGAACTCGTCCGGCGCATCGCCTGGCTGCGGCCGCTGTTCGGATTGCGGGCGGTGCCGCGGCCGGTCGCCAGGATGGAGCAGCACCAGCCGGCCTGA
- a CDS encoding glutathione S-transferase family protein encodes MTATLKLISHKLCPYVQRAVIALKEKGVPFERIDIDLAAKPDWFLKLSPLGKVPVLVVTTDKGEVALFESNVICEYIEETQGGAKLHPADSLKRAEHRAWMEFGSAILGDLWGLETTTDAAIFESKRQALVAKFARVEAALGTGSFFAGDAFSLVDAVFAPVFRYFDLFDELTEHGIFRDVPKVRAWRAELAKRPSVRSAVGADYPQLLRAFLVRHDAHLLKLAA; translated from the coding sequence ATGACCGCCACCCTCAAACTGATCAGCCACAAGCTTTGTCCCTACGTGCAGCGCGCCGTGATCGCGCTCAAGGAAAAGGGCGTCCCGTTCGAGCGGATCGATATCGATCTCGCTGCCAAGCCCGACTGGTTCTTGAAGCTCTCGCCGCTCGGCAAGGTGCCGGTGCTGGTGGTGACGACCGACAAGGGCGAGGTCGCGCTGTTCGAGAGCAACGTGATCTGCGAATACATCGAGGAGACGCAAGGTGGCGCGAAGCTGCATCCGGCTGACTCGCTGAAGCGTGCCGAGCACCGCGCCTGGATGGAGTTCGGCTCGGCGATCCTCGGCGATCTCTGGGGCCTGGAGACGACTACGGATGCCGCGATCTTCGAAAGCAAGCGCCAGGCACTCGTCGCAAAGTTCGCGCGTGTCGAAGCTGCGCTCGGCACAGGTTCGTTCTTCGCCGGCGATGCGTTCAGCCTGGTTGATGCGGTCTTCGCGCCCGTCTTCCGCTATTTCGACCTGTTCGACGAACTGACCGAGCACGGCATTTTCCGCGATGTGCCGAAGGTGCGGGCGTGGCGCGCCGAGCTTGCGAAGCGCCCGAGCGTGCGCAGCGCGGTCGGCGCGGACTATCCGCAACTGTTGCGCGCCTTCCTTGTTCGTCACGACGCGCATCTGCTCAAGCTCGCGGCCTGA
- a CDS encoding DMT family transporter, producing the protein MSPSVAWLMLVIAGALDVGWAISMKYAEGYTRVGWSIVSLVLLAAFVFLLGRALKVLEVGVAYSVWTGIGAAGTFVMGVLLFGETLSAMKLAGIALVLMGIVALKLA; encoded by the coding sequence ATGTCGCCGTCGGTGGCCTGGCTGATGCTCGTGATCGCCGGCGCGCTCGACGTCGGCTGGGCGATCTCGATGAAATACGCGGAAGGTTACACGCGTGTGGGCTGGAGCATCGTCTCGCTGGTGCTGCTCGCTGCCTTCGTCTTCCTGCTGGGGCGGGCGCTGAAGGTGCTCGAGGTCGGCGTCGCCTATTCGGTGTGGACCGGCATCGGCGCGGCCGGCACATTCGTCATGGGCGTCCTACTGTTCGGCGAGACCTTGAGCGCGATGAAGCTTGCGGGCATCGCGCTCGTCTTGATGGGGATCGTCGCGCTGAAACTGGCTTGA
- a CDS encoding DoxX family protein, with product MDFNYLTRFQPVLLSLFRFITGLLLFQYGVAKIFKFPVLPYFANIPPLIWTAGALELVLGALLMLGLFTRLSAFILAGEMAFAYFMGHMFKGETPVFLPLLNGGTAAILFCFACLYLSAAGGGSVSADAAMGKK from the coding sequence ATGGACTTTAACTATCTCACTCGCTTTCAACCGGTTCTCTTGAGCCTGTTTCGTTTCATCACGGGGTTGCTGCTGTTTCAGTACGGCGTCGCCAAGATCTTCAAGTTTCCGGTGCTTCCTTACTTCGCCAACATCCCGCCGCTGATCTGGACGGCCGGCGCGCTCGAACTCGTACTCGGTGCGCTGCTGATGCTCGGCCTGTTCACCCGTCTCAGCGCTTTCATCCTCGCGGGTGAAATGGCCTTCGCCTACTTCATGGGCCACATGTTCAAGGGCGAAACGCCGGTGTTCCTGCCGCTCCTCAATGGCGGCACCGCGGCGATCCTGTTCTGCTTCGCCTGCCTCTATCTGTCGGCAGCCGGCGGCGGCTCGGTCAGTGCCGATGCGGCGATGGGTAAGAAATAG
- a CDS encoding anhydro-N-acetylmuramic acid kinase, with amino-acid sequence MMLTALGLMSGTSLDGVDVALIETDGKQVKAFGPTGYRPYSSAERNLLRQALAEAVQLPQRDARPGVLAEAERAVTQAHAEAVAAFLAQNRMKPEDVDIVGFHGQTVLHRPEKRLTVQIGDAPALARAIHIPVMHDFRAADVEAGGQGAPLVPVYHRALAHSLDREGPIVVVNIGGVSNITYIDGNDTLIACDTGPGNALLDDFMYRTMNQAFDAEGKFAALGKVDEAWIARALELPFFAAPPPKSLDRNDFAALKLGDVAPADGAATLTAFTAAAIARIIPLLPRRPRSWIVCGGGARNLTMLRMLRERVGSATVEAAETLGWASDAIEAQAFGFLAARGLKGLPLSYPATTGVPMPMTGGVIARP; translated from the coding sequence ATGATGTTGACGGCACTCGGTTTGATGAGCGGCACCTCGCTGGACGGGGTGGATGTCGCGCTGATCGAGACCGACGGGAAGCAGGTGAAGGCGTTCGGGCCAACCGGTTATCGGCCCTATAGCTCCGCTGAGCGCAATCTGCTGCGCCAGGCGCTCGCCGAGGCTGTGCAACTGCCACAACGCGATGCCCGGCCTGGAGTGCTGGCCGAGGCCGAGCGCGCCGTGACACAGGCGCATGCCGAGGCAGTAGCCGCCTTCCTCGCCCAGAACCGGATGAAGCCGGAGGATGTCGACATCGTCGGCTTCCACGGCCAGACCGTGCTGCACCGCCCCGAGAAGCGGCTGACGGTGCAGATCGGCGACGCGCCGGCGCTGGCCAGGGCGATCCATATCCCGGTGATGCATGATTTCCGCGCCGCCGACGTCGAGGCGGGCGGGCAGGGCGCGCCCCTCGTGCCGGTCTACCACCGCGCGCTCGCCCATTCGCTGGACCGCGAAGGGCCGATCGTCGTGGTCAATATCGGCGGCGTTTCCAACATCACCTATATCGACGGCAACGATACGCTGATCGCCTGCGACACCGGCCCCGGCAACGCGCTGCTCGACGATTTCATGTACCGCACCATGAACCAGGCGTTCGATGCGGAAGGAAAGTTCGCAGCGCTCGGGAAGGTCGATGAGGCCTGGATCGCGCGGGCGCTGGAGCTGCCGTTCTTCGCCGCGCCCCCGCCGAAATCGCTCGACCGCAACGACTTCGCTGCGCTCAAGCTCGGCGACGTCGCGCCGGCCGATGGCGCTGCGACCCTGACCGCCTTCACCGCGGCGGCGATCGCGCGCATCATCCCATTGTTGCCACGGCGGCCGCGGAGCTGGATCGTTTGCGGCGGCGGCGCCCGCAACCTCACCATGCTGCGGATGCTGCGGGAGCGGGTGGGATCGGCCACAGTCGAGGCCGCCGAGACGCTCGGCTGGGCCTCCGACGCTATTGAGGCCCAGGCCTTCGGCTTCCTTGCGGCGCGCGGGCTGAAGGGTCTGCCGCTGTCCTATCCGGCGACCACCGGCGTGCCGATGCCGATGACGGGCGGGGTAATCGCAAGGCCGTGA
- a CDS encoding MFS transporter has translation MDQNTPDRETSKDGVTTTPQGAVRVALTVLALCFTLAVLGRGLGDSFTVFLKPISESFGWDRAQIVSVYSLTWLASGLTAPFVGRLFDHSGPRIVYALGLLLLGAAFLIAAHAQHLWQFQLSIGLCVGIGVAFIGIVPNSILLGRWFGRRLPTAMSVVYSAMGGGVLALLPASQLLIDHIGWRDTYQLFGFAALGLLVPLLLLPWRMFSAGSPHVTKKTDPDFVDNGWTLVSAMRHHAFWALFSTFFFTAVGMYAIAAQIVAYLIDAGFPPLQAATAWGFSGVVLVFGMLGVSALDGLIGRRPSVLLSYAISIVGIVLLWLLQYYPNVFLLAGFVVCFGSMMGSRGPLITATAMKIFRGKRVGTIFGTISIGSGLGSAFGSWSGGLIHDFTHGYDLLLIFALASVILGMIPFLIVPALRE, from the coding sequence ATGGATCAGAACACGCCCGATAGGGAAACGAGCAAGGACGGCGTCACGACGACGCCGCAAGGTGCCGTGCGCGTCGCGCTCACCGTGCTTGCGCTCTGCTTCACGCTGGCCGTGCTCGGCCGCGGGCTCGGCGACAGTTTTACGGTGTTCCTGAAGCCGATCTCGGAGAGCTTCGGCTGGGACCGCGCGCAGATCGTCTCGGTCTATTCCCTCACTTGGCTCGCGAGCGGTCTCACCGCGCCCTTCGTCGGTCGTCTGTTCGACCATTCCGGACCGCGCATCGTCTATGCGCTCGGGCTGCTACTGCTCGGCGCGGCTTTCCTGATCGCGGCCCACGCCCAGCATCTCTGGCAGTTCCAACTCTCGATCGGCCTCTGCGTCGGCATCGGCGTCGCCTTCATCGGCATCGTGCCGAACTCGATCCTGCTCGGCCGCTGGTTCGGGCGCCGTCTGCCGACCGCAATGTCAGTGGTGTATTCGGCAATGGGCGGCGGCGTGCTGGCGTTGCTGCCGGCATCGCAGCTCTTGATCGACCACATCGGCTGGCGCGACACCTATCAGCTGTTCGGCTTCGCCGCGCTGGGACTGCTGGTGCCGCTGCTGCTCCTGCCTTGGCGGATGTTTTCGGCGGGCTCGCCGCACGTGACCAAGAAGACCGATCCCGACTTCGTCGACAATGGCTGGACGCTGGTGAGCGCCATGCGCCACCACGCCTTCTGGGCGCTGTTCTCGACCTTCTTCTTCACCGCCGTCGGCATGTATGCGATCGCTGCCCAGATCGTGGCCTATCTGATCGACGCCGGCTTCCCGCCGCTCCAGGCGGCGACCGCCTGGGGTTTTTCCGGCGTCGTGCTGGTGTTCGGCATGCTCGGGGTCTCCGCGCTCGACGGACTGATCGGGCGGCGGCCATCGGTGCTGCTCAGCTACGCGATCTCGATCGTCGGCATCGTCCTGCTCTGGCTGCTTCAGTATTATCCGAACGTCTTCCTGCTCGCCGGTTTCGTCGTCTGCTTCGGCAGCATGATGGGCTCGCGCGGTCCACTGATTACCGCCACCGCAATGAAGATATTCCGCGGGAAACGCGTCGGTACGATCTTCGGCACCATCTCGATCGGGAGCGGGTTGGGGTCGGCCTTCGGCTCATGGAGCGGCGGCCTTATCCACGACTTCACCCACGGTTACGATCTGCTGCTCATCTTCGCACTTGCGAGCGTGATCCTCGGAATGATTCCATTCCTGATCGTCCCCGCCTTGCGGGAGTAA